In a single window of the Coleofasciculus sp. FACHB-T130 genome:
- the hpsO gene encoding hormogonium polysaccharide biosynthesis glycosyltransferase HpsO has protein sequence MRILVASHTYIVDLNCEKLRALAQLEPGIEVTVVVPRRWQPGGVQNKTIETQLRQEGSFQIVPVSNFSQNNQGMLTFGADLISLLRQFRPQIIQVEQGSKALGYAQLITLNRLLGLKAKNVFFTWWNLPYELKFPVSLLEAYNLRHTHGLIAGNQDGVDILRQRGYDGPSKVMPQLGVDERLFSPTPQPELAAKLGIQPDEFVVGFVGRFVEEKGLLTLLQALKGLQSRPWKLLLLGRGPLQSVLLEQAAEAGIKDKLILVESVPHDAVPCYINLMNTLVLPSETTYKFKTLTAAGWKEQFGHVLIEAMACQVPVIGSDSGEIPHVIGDAGLIFPEKDAAALQNCLGQLMEQPDLAQKLGKLGYERAIAQYTNTALAKQQLDFYKQLVKSQ, from the coding sequence ATGAGGATTTTGGTTGCCAGTCACACTTATATCGTTGACCTCAACTGCGAGAAACTAAGGGCGTTAGCTCAACTGGAACCCGGAATTGAAGTAACTGTAGTCGTGCCGCGCCGGTGGCAGCCTGGGGGTGTCCAAAATAAGACGATTGAAACTCAGCTGCGTCAAGAAGGCTCTTTTCAAATCGTGCCAGTTTCTAATTTCAGCCAGAACAACCAGGGAATGCTTACCTTTGGGGCTGACTTGATTTCATTGTTGCGCCAGTTTCGACCCCAGATTATTCAAGTGGAACAGGGTTCAAAAGCTTTAGGTTATGCTCAGCTGATTACGCTCAATCGACTGTTGGGGCTGAAGGCAAAAAATGTGTTTTTTACCTGGTGGAACTTACCCTACGAACTAAAATTTCCGGTTTCCTTGCTAGAAGCTTATAACCTACGACACACTCACGGACTGATTGCTGGAAATCAAGATGGTGTGGATATATTGCGGCAGCGTGGCTACGACGGCCCTAGCAAGGTGATGCCGCAGCTGGGTGTAGATGAGAGATTGTTCTCACCAACACCGCAGCCAGAATTGGCAGCAAAACTGGGGATTCAACCGGATGAATTTGTAGTCGGGTTTGTGGGGCGGTTTGTGGAAGAAAAAGGTCTGCTGACGCTGTTGCAAGCGTTGAAAGGCTTGCAGTCACGCCCCTGGAAATTGCTTTTACTCGGTCGCGGCCCCTTGCAATCGGTACTACTAGAACAAGCCGCTGAGGCGGGGATTAAAGATAAATTGATTTTGGTGGAAAGCGTTCCTCATGACGCAGTTCCCTGCTATATCAACCTGATGAATACGCTAGTGTTACCTTCAGAAACAACTTATAAGTTTAAAACTTTGACTGCCGCTGGTTGGAAAGAACAGTTTGGTCATGTGCTGATTGAAGCGATGGCTTGCCAAGTTCCTGTAATTGGTTCTGATTCCGGGGAAATTCCGCACGTCATTGGAGATGCGGGGTTAATCTTTCCAGAGAAAGATGCAGCAGCTTTGCAAAATTGCCTGGGGCAATTGATGGAACAACCAGATTTAGCCCAGAAGTTGGGTAAGCTGGGTTATGAACGAGCGATCGCGCAATATACAAATACTGCATTAGCCAAGCAGCAATTAGATTTTTATAAACAGTTAGTCAAGAGTCAGTAG
- the hpsP gene encoding hormogonium polysaccharide biosynthesis glycosyltransferase HpsP, protein MKILQIVPSISLVYGGPSQMVLGLSEALASEGVEVTVLTTNSNGDVGQPPLDVPLDRPVEQNGYQVRYFPCSPFRRYKFSLDLLRWLAGHAAEFDLAHIHALFSPVSTAAATVARSRHLPYLMRPLGTLDPSDLRKKKQLKQIYAALLERPNLAGAAGIHFTSPQEAKISERFGTSTPDVVIPLGVKQPAILPKGQARRKLGIPETQPLLLFMSRIDPKKGLNLLIPALEKLLEEGADFHFVLAGGNPQDPAYENKIREQLQASPLRDRTTITGFVTGESKTALLQDADLFVLPSYYENFGIAVAEAMCNGTPVIISDQVYIWEEIQQAEAGWVCACDVESLTKQLRDSLADASERQRRGINAQEYALKNYSWKAIAQTTIKAYQQILTSKSSSASSLI, encoded by the coding sequence ATGAAAATTTTACAAATTGTCCCTTCGATTTCTTTAGTTTATGGGGGTCCCAGTCAGATGGTTCTGGGACTATCAGAGGCACTGGCATCTGAAGGGGTGGAGGTGACAGTATTAACAACAAATAGCAACGGAGATGTCGGTCAGCCGCCCTTGGATGTGCCTCTTGACCGTCCGGTGGAACAAAATGGCTATCAGGTGCGTTATTTCCCCTGTTCCCCGTTCCGGCGCTATAAGTTTTCCCTGGATTTGTTGCGCTGGTTAGCAGGACATGCGGCTGAATTTGATTTAGCTCATATCCACGCTTTGTTTTCGCCTGTAAGCACGGCGGCAGCGACTGTGGCGCGATCGCGTCATTTACCCTATTTAATGCGTCCTCTGGGGACGCTAGACCCCTCAGACTTACGCAAGAAGAAGCAGTTGAAGCAGATTTACGCGGCACTGCTAGAACGTCCCAATTTAGCAGGTGCGGCGGGAATTCACTTCACCAGCCCCCAAGAAGCTAAGATTTCCGAACGCTTCGGAACTTCAACGCCGGATGTGGTAATTCCCTTAGGCGTAAAGCAGCCAGCAATCCTACCGAAAGGTCAAGCTAGAAGGAAATTAGGCATTCCGGAGACTCAGCCTTTGCTGCTGTTTATGTCTCGGATTGACCCGAAAAAAGGGCTAAATTTACTGATTCCAGCCTTGGAAAAACTTTTAGAAGAGGGTGCTGATTTTCACTTTGTGCTGGCAGGTGGAAATCCGCAAGATCCAGCTTATGAGAACAAAATTCGAGAACAGTTGCAAGCGTCACCTTTACGCGATCGCACTACTATAACCGGATTTGTAACTGGTGAGTCGAAAACTGCCTTACTACAAGATGCCGATTTATTCGTCCTCCCTTCTTACTACGAAAACTTTGGCATTGCTGTAGCCGAGGCGATGTGTAACGGAACCCCAGTGATAATTTCTGACCAAGTTTATATCTGGGAGGAAATTCAACAAGCAGAAGCTGGCTGGGTTTGCGCCTGTGATGTAGAGAGTTTAACTAAACAATTGCGCGATTCGCTTGCTGATGCTTCGGAACGACAACGGCGGGGAATAAATGCCCAAGAGTACGCTTTGAAAAATTACAGTTGGAAAGCGATCGCTCAAACAACGATTAAAGCTTACCAACAAATTCTTACAAGCAAAAGTAGTAGCGCGTCCAGTCTAATTTAG